A section of the Gloeobacter violaceus PCC 7421 genome encodes:
- a CDS encoding BolA family protein: protein MDTEDVRALILQTFPDASVEVQDFTGTGDHFQAMVVSERFAGLTMIKQHKLVYQSVQNYIDDGRIHALALRTYTPEQWRRASVQVEL, encoded by the coding sequence ATGGACACAGAAGACGTGCGCGCCCTCATCCTCCAGACCTTTCCCGACGCCTCCGTCGAGGTGCAGGATTTCACCGGCACCGGCGACCATTTTCAGGCCATGGTCGTCTCGGAGCGCTTCGCCGGCCTCACGATGATCAAGCAGCACAAACTGGTCTACCAGAGCGTGCAAAATTACATCGACGACGGTCGTATCCACGCCTTGGCTCTGCGCACCTACACCCCCGAGCAGTGGCGGCGCGCCTCGGTGCAGGTCGAACTCTAG
- a CDS encoding Ycf51 family protein: MGEFFTQVGNILGIVTILAAAVTLVAWLTKQKWRFRAFGTTAFLVVLTSGVWTLAILPSIVRPKVPGAEKFSIVFDRGANRAVIVVAPTITVAALATTLRQAAVDLRSTGRSLAGGGTFLIQARTVVHPRPGVTRVLYVGSLERKAGQTQEQEPAIKVDEAALAEARRIAGETAKPVK; this comes from the coding sequence GTGGGCGAGTTTTTTACACAGGTGGGCAATATCCTCGGGATCGTCACCATCCTGGCGGCGGCAGTGACCCTGGTGGCCTGGCTGACCAAGCAGAAATGGCGCTTTCGGGCCTTCGGCACCACCGCGTTTCTGGTCGTGCTCACCTCAGGGGTCTGGACCCTCGCCATCCTGCCTTCGATCGTCCGCCCAAAGGTGCCGGGAGCCGAAAAATTCAGCATCGTTTTCGACCGGGGGGCGAACCGGGCGGTGATCGTCGTCGCTCCCACCATCACTGTGGCGGCGCTCGCCACCACGCTGCGCCAGGCGGCGGTGGATCTGCGTTCCACCGGCCGCAGCCTCGCCGGGGGCGGGACGTTCTTGATCCAAGCGCGCACGGTGGTACACCCCCGGCCCGGGGTGACGCGCGTCCTCTACGTGGGCTCCCTCGAGCGCAAAGCCGGGCAGACTCAGGAGCAGGAGCCTGCGATCAAAGTGGACGAAGCGGCCCTTGCCGAGGCGCGCCGCATTGCCGGCGAGACGGCCAAGCCCGTTAAATAG